One stretch of Schizosaccharomyces pombe strain 972h- genome assembly, chromosome: III DNA includes these proteins:
- the knh2 gene encoding conserved fungal cell surface protein, Kre9/Knh1 family, Knh2 has translation MLARVGTTLFFLANALAAYAVSVTSPTRDTTWQSGQVNTVTWSSVSTDPEEMVIMLVNNAHYPNQNFNLGTVQSSAGSLDTDISISSDLPTDGWQIYFNGATSQNQGSLAQSEQFDFEGSDSTLAASTISGGIYSSTSASSTSSSTATPSSSSTTSSSSSSSSSTPISSSITSSISSSASSSVSSSSASSSGSISSADAKTVSASSNSTISGFSTSTTSASSSAAGNSSSSSYTSYSGAVSNGVAQLSVAACMGIAALMLIA, from the coding sequence ATGCTTGCTCGTGTCGGTACCactttattctttcttgCTAATGCACTTGCTGCTTATGCCGTCTCTGTCACTTCTCCTACTCGTGACACCACCTGGCAATCCGGCCAAGTGAACACCGTCACCTGGTCTTCTGTCAGCACTGATCCCGAGGAGATGGTTATTATGTTGGTGAACAATGCTCATTATCCCAACCAAAACTTTAATCTCGGAACTGTCCAATCCTCCGCTGGATCTTTGGATACCGACATCTCCATCTCTTCTGATCTCCCCACTGACGGATGGCAAATTTACTTCAACGGAGCTACTTCTCAAAACCAAGGTAGTTTGGCTCAATCTGAGCAATTCGACTTTGAAGGTAGTGATTCCACTTTGGCTGCTAGCACCATTAGCGGTGGTATTTACTCTTCTACCTCTGCTTCCTCCACTAGCTCTAGCACTGCCACCCCCTCTTCTAGCTCTACTacctcttcttcttcctctagCAGCTCTTCTACCCCTATCTCCTCTAGCATCACCTCAAGCATCTCTTCTTCCGCTTCTTCCTCTGTTAGCTCCTCTTCTGCCAGCTCCAGTGGATCCATCTCTTCTGCCGATGCCAAGACCGTAAGTGCTAGCTCCAACTCCACTATTAGCGGATTTTCCACTTCTACCACTAGTGCTTCCAGCTCTGCCGCCGGTAACTCTAGCTCCTCTAGCTACACTTCTTATAGCGGTGCTGTTTCCAACGGCGTTGCACAACTCTCCGTTGCTGCTTGCATGGGTATTGCCGCTCTTATGCTTATTGCTTAA
- the rpl2302 gene encoding 60S ribosomal protein L23, with amino-acid sequence MSRGRGAASGTKYRMTLGLPVQAIMNCADNSGAKNLYIVSVFGTGARLNRLPAASCGDMVLATVKKGKPDLRKKIMPAIVVRQRKAWRRKDGVYLYFEDNAGVIVNPKGEMKGSAITGPVAKECADLWPRIASNAGTVV; translated from the exons ATGTCTCGTGGACGCGGTGCTGCCTCTGGTACTAAGTATAGAATGACCTTGGGTCTTCCAGTTCAAGCCATTATGAACTGTGCTGATAACTCCGGTGCTAAGAACCTTTACATTGTCTCCGTTTTTGGTACTGGTGCTCGTCTTAACCGTCTCCCTGCTGCCAGTTGTGGTG atatGGTTCTTGCTACCGTCAAGAAGGGTAAGCCTGACTTGCGTAAGAAGATCATGCCTGCTATTGTTGTTCGTCAACGTAAGGCCTGGCGCCGTAAGGACGGTGTTTATCTTTACTTCGAAGATAACGCTGGTGTTATTGTCAACCCCAAGGGTGAAATGAAGGGTTCTGCTATCACTGGTCCCGTTGCTAAAGAATGTGCTGACCTCTGGCCTCGTATTGCTTCAAATGCTGGTACCGTTGTTtag
- the bub1 gene encoding mitotic spindle checkpoint kinase Bub1, whose protein sequence is MSDWRLTENVLDQNIPETKPRESKTRLEEIQRLALFQEELDIIEELDDPVDVWYRCIEWLLETRFLGMETVNKMLDDAIQYLERCRFALNDVRHLLIQLAKIKQSYETPDELQQAAKQFYQLASKGIGLELALFYEEYGSLLIRMQRWKEASEVFHAAVSREARPLVRLLRNAAEFSRAYDLHNAHPSIHDAPYSSPFPPPRIVLGSKPVSSSTLPSKPKSFQVFSDASSSRDSQNASDLPQAKSLESEANTPNLPLLYDKSSGKRVEYSAFNFLALYENGEERSMEECRAQRYLSSIQPNTAASFPKVVPKNEISVHHDSSSSNVSPIYKNPVAEQSDTPTRSLPKNYAYVAKSTSPELKVFDTVMPVALSPKPAQKPPSPTIHTKAALADILDIFNQPLRSESLEKSSKSPISAQSSYLGTPLKNDENSSNSGATSLTGRSQEEHLDFIPSLTPSKNYPSKIYSPNKNLDFSHTASKAETYKNSNELENVKREQPFSELLPSTLQEETATGTTSTTFANAKRRPEDSNISPTNPKKLHTLPRSPQYSTVDSNSVLSPAMPKGYMFVNENQSMKHESSVSNPVATIPHENGKHDFGQLSPIEHKPFFPKNDDELPGPSGYLTMPYEEAMASLSNLPTLINPLDQSLRDLLFQVLRPSLLRDKDYHEHETSFALVEHIESFVSKIKPKAGGPGRRRSSNRHSLDGPEFHLFYPPNTNLSVISKLGQGAFAPVYLVKSKIETENGDVSQGGAENNESKLFALKIETPPSCFEFYLTRQAMTRLKGLRETNSILPVHQLHMFHDTSHLLMDYRPQGSILDLVNSMHNSTFSSSGMDEILVVFFSIEFLRIIEALHTHKIIHGDLKADNALLRLETVADSEWSPIYSPEGLYGWSFKGIYLIDFGRGIDLSLFEEKVKFIADWDTDLQDCIEMREGRPWTYQIDYHGLAAIIYTMLFGQYIETRIEVINGQRRQVLTQRMKRYWNQDLWHRLFDLLLNPTLHVSEENLPMTEELSKIRIEMEEWLVNHSTGGSGLKGLLKSIEKRKI, encoded by the coding sequence ATGTCCGATTGGCGGCTTACAGAAAATGTACTTGACCAAAACATACCTGAAACTAAACCCAGGGAGTCCAAGACTCGCCTCGAGGAAATTCAGCGATTAGCATTGTTTCAAGAGGAACTCGACATTATCGAAGAATTGGATGACCCCGTGGATGTTTGGTATCGCTGCATCGAATGGCTCTTGGAAACAAGATTTTTGGGCATGGAAACGGTCAACAAAATGCTTGATGATGCTATTCAGTACTTAGAAAGATGTCGCTTCGCGCTTAATGATGTTCGTCATCTTCTCATACAGCTTGcgaaaattaaacaatcaTACGAAACTCCTGATGAATTGCAACAGGCGGCCAAGCAATTTTACCAATTGGCATCGAAAGGCATAGGCCTTGAACTCGCTTTGTTCTACGAAGAATATGGTTCTTTGCTCATTAGAATGCAACGTTGGAAAGAGGCTTCTGAAGTATTTCATGCAGCTGTTTCTCGAGAAGCGAGGCCTTTGGTTCGATTGTTAAGGAACGCTGCTGAGTTCTCTCGTGCCTACGATTTGCATAACGCTCACCCTTCTATTCATGATGCACCCTATTCTTCTCCATTTCCTCCTCCTCGTATTGTTTTGGGCTCAAAGCCGGTTTCATCCTCTACTCTTCCTTCAAAGCCTAAATCCTTTCAGGTTTTTTCCGATGCTTCATCTTCCCGCGACTCACAAAATGCTTCTGATTTGCCTCAGGCAAAATCCCTAGAATCCGAAGCGAATACTCCAAATCTTCCCCTGCTCTATGATAAGAGCTCTGGTAAGCGAGTTGAGTATTCTgcttttaatttccttGCTTTGTATGAAAATGGAGAAGAAAGGTCAATGGAAGAATGTCGGGCGCAACGTTACCTTTCTTCAATTCAACCAAACACTGCTGCTTCTTTCCCGAAAGTGGTgccaaaaaatgaaatttcagTGCATCATGATTCATCTTCATCCAATGTATCACCTATTTACAAGAACCCTGTGGCCGAGCAATCTGATACTCCTACACGTtctttaccaaaaaattatgcTTATGTTGCAAAGTCTACATCTCCtgaattaaaagtttttgataCAGTAATGCCTGTTGCATTGTCTCCAAAACCAGCACAAAAACCACCTTCTCCTACCATACATACGAAAGCAGCTCTAGCAGATATTTTAGATATTTTTAATCAGCCTCTTCGTTCTGAATCATTGGAAAAGTCATCAAAGTCTCCTATTTCTGCTCAGTCATCCTATTTGGGTACACCGCTAAAAAATGACGAAAATTCATCTAATTCTGGAGCGACTTCTTTAACTGGTCGCTCACAAGAAGAGCACTTAGACTTTATACCCTCTTTGACCCCTTCAAAAAACTACCcttctaaaatttattctCCTAATAAAAATCTAGACTTTTCGCATACAGCATCTAAGGCAGaaacatataaaaataGTAATGAACTGGAAAATGTGAAAAGAGAGCAACCTTTTTCAGAACTTTTACCATCTACTCTTCAAGAGGAAACGGCAACAGGAACAACTTCGACTACCTTTGCCAATGCAAAACGGAGACCCGAGGATTCTAATATTTCTCCCACTAACCCTAAGAAATTACACACTTTACCCCGTTCACCTCAATATTCCACTGTTGATTCTAATTCTGTTTTGTCACCAGCTATGCCTAAAGGATATATGTTCGTTAATGAGAACCAAAGCATGAAGCATGAGTCCTCTGTTAGTAATCCGGTAGCCACGATCCCACATGAAAACGGAAAACATGACTTTGGCCAGCTTTCTCCTATAGAACATAAGCCTTTTTTCCCtaaaaatgatgatgaattgCCTGGTCCTTCAGGATATCTTACTATGCCTTATGAAGAAGCCATGGCTTCTTTATCCAATTTACCGACGCTAATAAATCCCCTAGATCAATCTTTACGTGACTtactttttcaagttttgcGCCCATCTTTATTGCGTGATAAGGACTACCACGAGCATGAAACTTCCTTTGCTTTAGTTGAACATATAGAGTCATTTGTCTCCAAAATTAAACCCAAGGCCGGTGGCCCTGGACGTCGAAGAAGTAGCAATCGACACTCTCTTGATGGCCCCGAAttccatttattttatccACCTAATACAAACCTTAGCGTTATCAGCAAGCTTGGTCAAGGCGCATTTGCTCCTGTATATTTGGTGAAATCCAAAATTGAAACTGAAAATGGTGACGTCTCTCAAGGCGGCGCAGAAAACAATGAATCTAagctttttgctttaaaaattgagaCACCACCTTCGtgttttgaattttatttaaccaGACAGGCAATGACGCGCCTTAAGGGATTGAGAGAAACCAATTCAATTCTTCCCGTGCATCAGCTACACATGTTTCATGATACTAGTCATTTATTGATGGACTATCGTCCGCAAGGGTCCATATTGGATTTAGTAAACAGTATGCATAATTCCACCTTTTCATCTTCGGGTATGGATGAAATACTTGTTGTCTTTTTCTCCATTGAATTTTTGCGCATAATTGAAGCCCTGCATACCCATAAAATTATTCACGGCGATTTGAAAGCAGATAATGCACTTCTTCGTCTAGAAACCGTTGCAGACTCTGAGTGGTCTCCGATATATTCTCCGGAGGGTTTGTATGGTTGGTCTTTTAAAGGGATTTACCTGATAGACTTTGGACGTGGCATTGatctttctttgtttgaagaaaaagtcaAATTTATAGCCGATTGGGATACTGATTTACAAGATTGCATTGAGATGCGTGAAGGCAGGCCATGGACATACCAAATTGATTATCATGGGTTAGCTGCGATTATCTATACCATGTTGTTTGGTCAATACATTGAAACTAGGATAGAGGTAATCAATGGTCAAAGACGACAGGTACTGACGCAAAGAATGAAACGCTACTGGAACCAGGATTTGTGGCATCGATTGTTTGATTTACTATTGAATCCCACATTGCACGTTTCTGAAGAGAACTTGCCAATGACGGAGGAGTTAAGCAAAATTCGTATAGAAATGGAAGAATGGTTAGTGAACCATTCCACTGGAGGTTCGGGTTTAAAGGGCTTATTAAAAAGCAtcgaaaaaagaaaaatttaa
- the ade6 gene encoding phosphoribosylaminoimidazole carboxylase Ade6, protein MSEKQVVGILGGGQLGRMMVEAAHRLNIKCIILDAANSPAKQIDGGREHIDASFTDPDAIVELSKKCTLLTTEIEHINTDALAAVTKSVAVEPSPATLRCIQDKYLQKQHLQVFKIALPEFCDAPDQESVEKAGQEFGYPFVLKSKTLAYDGRGNYVVHQPSEIPTAIKALGDRPLYVEKFVPFSMEIAVMVVRSLDGKVYAYPTTETIQKDNVCHLVYAPARLPFSIQQRAQTLAMDAVRTFEGAGIYGVEMFVLQDGETILLNEIAPRPHNSGHYTIEACPTSQFEAHLRAICGLPFSEINTQLSTSTTHALMVNILGTDDPDYVSKIAKRSLSIPGATLHLYGKAESRKGRKMGHVTIISDSPQECERRYQMLLDVKDPVESPVVGIIMGSDSDLSKMKDAAVILDEFKVPYELTIVSAHRTPDRMVTYARTAASRGLRVIIAGAGGAAHLPGMVAAMTPLPVIGVPVKGSTLDGVDSLHSIVQMPRGVPVATVAINNSQNAGILACRILATFQPSLLAAMESFMDNMKEIVLEKADKLEKVGWKNYSA, encoded by the coding sequence ATGAGCGAAAAACAGGTTGTAGGGATCCTTGGAGGTGGTCAATTGGGCCGAATGATGGTAGAGGCAGCCCATCGCTTAAACATCAAATGCATCATCTTGGATGCAGCAAATTCTCCTGCCAAACAAATTGATGGAGGACGTGAGCACATTGATGCATCATTTACTGACCCCGATGCAATTGTTGAACTGTCTAAGAAGTGCACGTTATTAACAACTGAAATTGAGCATATTAACACTGATGCCTTGGCAGCCGTTACGAAATCTGTTGCTGTTGAACCCTCTCCTGCAACTCTGCGATGCATTCAAGACaaatatcttcaaaaacagCATTTACAGGTTTTTAAGATTGCACTTCCTGAATTTTGCGATGCACCTGACCAGGAAAGTGTTGAAAAAGCAGGCCAAGAGTTTGGTTATCCTTTTGTActgaaaagtaaaacatTGGCTTACGACGGTCGTGGAAATTACGTTGTTCATCAACCATCTGAGATTCCTACTGCCATCAAAGCACTTGGTGATCGTCCGCTTTATGTTGAAAAGTTCGTTCCTTTCTCCATGGAAATTGCAGTGATGGTAGTACGCAGTTTAGACGGAAAAGTTTATGCTTATCCTACAACTGAGACCATTCAAAAGGATAATGTTTGTCATTTAGTATATGCCCCTGCTCGTCTTCCCTTCTCAATTCAACAGCGTGCTCAAACCCTTGCCATGGATGCGGTGCGCACTTTTGAAGGCGCTGGTATATATGGTGTAGAGATGTTTGTTTTGCAAGATGGTGAGACCATTTTACTCAACGAAATTGCTCCTCGGCCTCACAATTCAGGTCACTACACCATTGAAGCTTGCCCAACTTCTCAGTTTGAAGCTCACTTACGGGCCATATGTGGTCTTCCTTTCAGCGAAATCAACACCCAACTCTCGACTTCCACAACTCATGCGTTGATGGTAAATATTTTAGGTACTGATGATCCTGATTATGTTTCAAAGATCGCTAAACGTTCTCTGTCCATTCCCGGTGCAACTTTGCATCTTTATGGTAAAGCTGAATCTAGAAAGGGTCGCAAGATGGGACACGTTACCATCATTTCTGATTCACCTCAAGAATGTGAACGTAGGTATCAGATGCTTCTTGACGTCAAAGATCCTGTCGAATCACCTGTTGTTGGTATTATCATGGGTTCGGATTCTGATTTAAGCAAGATGAAAGATGCTGCCGTCATTTTAGATGAATTCAAGGTGCCTTACGAACTTACTATTGTTTCAGCTCACCGCACACCAGATCGCATGGTTACTTATGCTCGTACCGCAGCTTCAAGAGGGTTGCGTGTGATTATTGCTGGTGCTGGTGGTGCCGCTCATTTGCCTGGTATGGTTGCTGCAATGACACCTCTTCCAGTAATCGGCGTTCCTGTAAAAGGAAGCACTCTTGACGGAGTTGACTCTCTTCACTCTATTGTTCAGATGCCTCGAGGTGTCCCTGTCGCCACTGTTGCTATCAATAATAGCCAAAATGCCGGTATTTTAGCCTGTCGTATACTTGCTACATTTCAACCCTCCCTTTTGGCTGCTATGGAGAGCTTTATGGACAATATGAAAGAGATTGTTTTAGAAAAGGCtgataaattagaaaaagttggttggaaaaattattcTGCATAG
- the vtc4 gene encoding transporter chaperone complex subunit vtc4 → MKFGQLLKETLMYEYKYSYVNYDKLKKEIKRRNDQGGWSEEDESDFVELLEKELDKVYSFQKNKSAEVMERIRFCEEQTDEVVRRLDSDNPPNENDFAILETELTDIMATVHDLAKFSELNYTAFYKIIKKHDKHTGWILKPVFAARLNAKPFFKEQYDLLVVKLSKLYDFVRTRGSPIKGDSAAGGTQQNFVRQTTKYWVHPNNVTELKIYILKHLPVLVFNPNKEFAREDAAITSIYYDNDDLDFYLGRLEKREGAEAIRLRWYGNMDNNNIFVERKTHREDWTGEKSVKARFPLKEKYVNAFLRGDYTVEEAFAKMRKDGKKSLKEIESLERLAKEVQYTVLSRGMKPYVRSFYERTAFQLPGDARVRISLDTNLSLIREDGPSRAGNNWRRMDIGIDYPFDQLPDEDIVRFPYAILEVKLQTQFGQDPPEWVNNLVNSHLVEAVPKFSKFIHGVSTLFYDRVTLLPYWFPQMDIDIRKPATHTFIQGRSQSGTHSSSVSANVLTDSENTPIHADGDNYVDEESRIGSSSTRNDNSTFQTSDSFQELDERTNLLDISKRKGRDSFVAALNSRLKDIKDSFFLETVPKFEEPTEPTVIYEQKYVSPPGKRIYVPVRVEPKTYFALERTYLDYLRYSILMGSIGITLFSFAKTRSGILGAASFTLVALFAIFYSTFLYLWRAVNIAKHNAVRYDDRFGPTAICVITFAAISANVILNFNA, encoded by the coding sequence ATGAAGTTTGGTCAGCTTTTGAAGGAAACGTTGATGTATGAATACAAGTATTCATATGTCAACTATGACAAACTAAAGAAGGAAATTAAACGCCGCAATGATCAAGGTGGTTGGAGTGAGGAAGACGAGTCGGACTTTGTTGAACTTTTAGAAAAGGAGCTGGATAAAgtttattcttttcaaaagaacAAGTCTGCCGAAGTTATGGAACGTATCCGATTCTGTGAAGAACAAACTGATGAAGTTGTTCGTCGTCTTGATAGTGATAATCCTCCcaatgaaaatgattttgCAATCTTGGAAACTGAACTTACCGACATTATGGCTACTGTCCACGATTTGGCCAAATTTAGCGAACTTAATTACACTGCgttttataaaatcatCAAGAAGCACGACAAACATACAGGTTGGATCCTTAAGCCCGTTTTTGCTGCTCGTTTAAATGCTAAaccatttttcaaagagCAATATGATTTATTGGTTGTTAAGCTCAGTAAGCTTTACGATTTCGTTCGTACTAGAGGTAGCCCTATCAAAGGTGATAGTGCTGCCGGTGGTACACAACAAAACTTCGTGCGTCAAACCACTAAATATTGGGTTCACCCAAATAATGTTACCGAATTGAAgatttacattttaaagCATCTTCCTGTACTTGTTTTCAATCCTAACAAAGAATTTGCTCGTGAAGATGCTGCTATTACTAGTATCTACTATGATAACGATGATTTGGATTTTTACTTAGGCCGTTTGGAAAAGCGTGAAGGCGCCGAAGCTATTCGTCTTCGTTGGTATGGTAATATGGATAACAACAATATCTTTGTTGAACGAAAGACTCATAGAGAAGACTGGACTGGTGAAAAAAGTGTGAAAGCTAGATTTCCCCTTAAAGAGAAATATGTAAATGCTTTTCTCCGAGGTGATTACACTGTCGAAGAAGCATTTGCCAAGATGCGTAAAGATGGCAAGAAgtctttgaaagaaatcGAAAGTCTTGAAAGGCTTGCCAAGGAAGTTCAGTATACTGTTTTGAGCCGTGGAATGAAACCTTATGTTCGCAGCTTTTATGAACGTACTGCATTTCAACTTCCAGGTGATGCACGTGTTCGTATTTCTCTTGATACGAACTTGTCATTGATTAGGGAAGACGGTCCGTCCCGCGCCGGTAACAACTGGAGAAGAATGGATATTGGAATTGACTATCCTTTTGATCAACTTCCTGATGAAGATATTGTTCGTTTCCCTTATGCCATTTTGGAGGTCAAGTTGCAAACTCAATTTGGTCAAGATCCTCCTGAATGGGTTAACAATCTTGTTAATAGCCACCTGGTCGAGGCTGTCCCTAAGTTTTCCAAGTTCATCCACGGTGTATCTACTCTTTTTTACGACCGTGTTACTTTGCTTCCATATTGGTTCCCACAAATGGACATTGATATTCGTAAACCTGCTACTCACACTTTCATTCAGGGACGCAGTCAAAGCGGTACTCATAGTTCATCTGTCTCTGCGAATGTACTCACCGATTCTGAGAATACACCAATTCATGCCGATGGTGACAATTATGTTGACGAAGAATCTCGTATTGGCTCATCTAGTACCCGGAATGACAATTCTACCTTCCAAACATCGGACAGTTTTCAAGAGCTCGATGAACGCACTAATTTGCTTGATATTTCCAAAAGGAAAGGACGTGACTCATTCGTTGCAGCTCTCAACAGCAGATTAAAGGACATTAAggattcatttttcttggaGACTGTACCCAAGTTCGAAGAACCTACTGAGCCTACGGTCATATATGAACAAAAGTATGTGTCGCCTCCTGGTAAGCGAATTTATGTCCCAGTCCGTGTTGAGCCCAAGACATATTTTGCCTTGGAGCGTACATACCTGGACTATCTACGCTATTCTATTTTGATGGGTTCCATCGGTATAACTTTATTTAGTTTCGCTAAGACGCGATCTGGTATTTTAGGAGCTGCTAGTTTCACGTTGGTAGCTTTATTTGCTATCTTCTATTCCACGTTTTTGTACTTGTGGAGAGCTGTTAACATAGCCAAACATAATGCGGTCCGATATGATGATCGTTTTGGTCCTACAGCTATATGCGTGATTACTTTTGCTGCAATCAGCGCCAATGTTATCTTAAACTTCAATGCATAA
- the rpl3402 gene encoding 60S ribosomal protein L34: MAQRVTYRRRLAYNTRSNKTRIIKTPGNNIRYLHIKKLGTIPRCGDTGVPLQGIPALRPREFARLSHNQKKVQRAYGGCLSANAVKDRIVRAFLIEEQKIVKQKLKQMSQK, encoded by the coding sequence ATGGCTCAAAGAGTTACTTATCGTCGTCGTCTTGCATACAACACTCGTAGCAACAAAACCAGAATCATCAAGACTCCCGGTAATAACATTCGCTACCTTCATATTAAGAAGCTTGGTACTATACCTCGCTGCGGTGATACCGGTGTTCCCTTGCAAGGTATTCCTGCTTTGCGTCCTCGTGAGTTCGCTCGTCTCTCGCACAACCAGAAGAAGGTCCAACGTGCCTATGGTGGATGCCTTAGCGCCAATGCTGTCAAGGATCGAATTGTTCGTGCCTTCTTGATTGAAGAGCAGAAGATCGTAAAGCAAAAGTTGAAGCAGATGTCTCAAAAGTAA
- the phb2 gene encoding prohibitin Phb2 yields the protein MNRQRPFQQMNDLMKRGLPKGKYAFTGTGLLLALGLAGFAVQTSLFNVDGGHRAIKYSRIGGIKNLIYPEGTHFLIPWIETAIDYDVRAKPRNISSLTGTKDLQMVNINCRVLSRPDVHALPKIYRTLGGDYDERVLPSIVNEVLKSVVAQFNASQLITQRERVSRLVRENLMKRAARFNILLDDVSLTHVQFSPEFTAAVEAKQIAQQDAQRATFYVDRARMEKQGFIVRAQGEGRAAQLIGEAIKNKPGFIELRKLETAREIANILSKSNNKVMLNASTLLLDDIK from the exons ATGAATCGTCAAAGACCGTTCCAGCAGATGAATGATTTGATGAAGCGGGGACTTCCTAAAGGAAAATATGCTTTTACAGGAACTGGTTTGTTGTTAGCTCTTGGCCTTGCAGGATTTGCTGTGCAGacttctctttttaacGTTGATGGTGGTCACCGAGCTATTAAGTATAGCAGGATTGGAGGAATTAAAAACCTTATATATCCTGAAGGAACCCACTTCTTGATTCCTTGGATCGAAACGGCCATTGATTACGATGTTCGTGCTAAACCACGAAATATATCTTCTCTAACCGGAACGAAAG attTACAAATGGTGAACATTAATTGTCGTGTTTTGTCTCGTCCCGATGTTCATGCTTTGCCAAAAATTTATCGTACTTTAGGTGGTGATTATGATGAACGTGTTTTGCCCTCTATTGTTAATGAAGTCTTAAAAAGCGTTGTAGCTCAATTTAATGCAAGCCAGTTGATCACCCAGCGTGAACGTGTATCTAGGTTGGTTCGCGAGAATTTAATGAAGAGAGCAGCCCGATTCAATATTTTGCTTGATGATGTCTCACTTACTCATG TTCAATTCTCTCCTGAATTTACAGCCGCTGTAGAGGCCAAGCAAATTGCCCAGCAAGATGCTCAAAGAG ctACTTTCTATGTCGATCGTGCTCGAATGGAAAAACAGGGCTTTATTGTTCGTGCTCAAGGTGAAGGTAGAGCAGCGCAACTAATTGGTGaagctattaaaaataagcCTGGTTTCATCGAGTTAAGAAAGCTTGAAACTGCTCGTGAAATTGCAAACATTCTTTCAAAGAGCAATAACAAGGTCATGCTTAATGCCAGCACATTACTTTTAGATGATATTAAATGA